One window of Oscillibacter hominis genomic DNA carries:
- a CDS encoding antirestriction protein ArdA gives MTVFEAYITNLGKYAEGQLVGETLKFPATTEEVQSLLKNIGVDGVLYEEFFITAFDGDVMGLYDYLTEYENLDELNHLAHLISELDSDEIETLEAALNKGDHTSSVEDIINLVHNLDCYDLHPGVTDDETLGRIYVEDMELLDVPDNVLPYFDFEAYGRDMRINEGGHFAPTGYLTRSGDFKEVYHGIEDIPAEHRIFAYPKLNIREQMAAYKEIIDRSSLEGERLHPRKEHDDR, from the coding sequence ATGACGGTATTTGAAGCCTACATCACCAACCTCGGCAAATATGCCGAGGGGCAGCTTGTGGGTGAAACGCTGAAATTTCCGGCCACCACGGAGGAGGTGCAATCGCTTCTAAAAAATATCGGCGTGGACGGTGTGCTGTATGAGGAATTTTTCATCACTGCCTTTGACGGCGATGTGATGGGCTTATACGACTATCTCACCGAGTATGAAAACTTGGACGAGCTGAACCATCTGGCGCATCTCATTTCCGAGCTGGACAGCGACGAGATCGAAACGCTGGAGGCTGCGCTCAACAAGGGCGACCATACTTCCAGCGTAGAGGACATCATCAACCTTGTTCACAATCTGGACTGCTACGATTTACACCCCGGCGTGACCGACGATGAAACGCTGGGGCGCATCTATGTGGAGGACATGGAACTACTGGATGTGCCGGACAATGTGCTACCCTACTTCGATTTTGAAGCCTACGGACGGGATATGCGGATCAACGAGGGCGGTCACTTCGCCCCCACGGGCTATCTGACCCGCAGCGGCGACTTCAAGGAGGTGTACCACGGCATCGAGGACATTCCCGCCGAACACCGCATTTTTGCATACCCCAAATTGAATATCCGGGAGCAGATGGCGGCCTACAAGGAGATCATAGACCGCTCATCCTTGGAGGGCGAGCGCCTGCACCCGAGAAAGGAGCATGATGACCGCTGA
- a CDS encoding DNA cytosine methyltransferase, producing the protein MTALRLGSLFDGIGVFPLAAVRCGIEPVWASEIENAPISITKRHFPDMAHLGDVTKLDGRDLPPVHIITFGSPCQNLSQIGNRKGLAGEKSSLFFQAIRIIREMREATNGLFPAIAVWENVMGAFSSNDRMDFRAVLSAFTDTDVSMPASGRWAGAGMVRGRTPDLCWRLMDAQHWSSPRLARRQRIFLVADFGGRRSHEILFKPRTMQSLPAFGGDRGLPAACGDRGSFIEAGRRVPVTRPFQCFRMRASAKERTETAFRNSFGLPTDPFPTLLAGGISPFAFWYENDPAGGCVRFPTETECERLMGLPEGWTKYGADGEEILSSHRYRALGNAIALPCAEYIMAGIAEALTKGGANDGI; encoded by the coding sequence ATGACGGCGCTCCGGCTGGGGAGCCTGTTTGACGGGATCGGCGTGTTTCCGCTGGCGGCGGTGCGCTGCGGCATTGAGCCGGTATGGGCAAGTGAGATCGAAAATGCCCCTATCTCCATCACCAAGCGCCACTTTCCCGATATGGCGCATTTGGGGGATGTGACAAAGCTGGACGGGCGGGATCTCCCGCCCGTCCATATCATCACCTTTGGCTCACCGTGTCAAAATCTCTCGCAGATCGGCAACCGCAAAGGGCTTGCGGGAGAAAAGTCCAGCCTGTTCTTTCAAGCCATCCGCATTATCCGTGAAATGAGGGAGGCGACAAATGGTCTATTTCCAGCAATCGCTGTTTGGGAAAATGTCATGGGAGCGTTTTCATCAAATGACAGGATGGATTTTAGAGCCGTCCTATCCGCTTTCACAGACACCGATGTTTCAATGCCTGCTTCTGGAAGATGGGCAGGAGCCGGAATGGTGCGAGGGCGAACGCCTGACCTCTGCTGGCGGCTCATGGACGCCCAGCATTGGTCAAGCCCCCGACTGGCACGACGGCAGCGCATCTTTCTTGTGGCAGATTTTGGAGGACGGCGTTCCCATGAAATACTTTTTAAGCCCCGCACAATGCAGTCACTTCCTGCATTTGGCGGAGATCGCGGGCTGCCCGCCGCCTGCGGAGATCGAGGCTCTTTTATTGAAGCAGGGCGGCGCGTACCAGTCACCCGACCCTTTCAATGCTTCCGTATGCGGGCGTCCGCCAAGGAGCGGACGGAAACAGCGTTCCGAAACAGCTTCGGACTGCCAACTGACCCTTTTCCCACTCTGTTAGCGGGCGGCATTTCACCCTTTGCCTTTTGGTATGAGAACGATCCTGCCGGGGGCTGCGTCCGCTTTCCCACGGAAACGGAATGTGAGCGGCTCATGGGGCTGCCGGAGGGCTGGACAAAGTACGGCGCGGACGGCGAGGAAATTCTATCCTCCCACCGTTACCGGGCATTGGGAAACGCCATCGCGCTGCCCTGTGCTGAGTACATCATGGCGGGGATTGCGGAGGCGCTGACAAAAGGAGGTGCAAATGACGGTATTTGA
- a CDS encoding DUF7768 domain-containing protein: MKRPLAYITAAWCGSDHENTKLAAQYCRTVYEAGFSPICPTLYQPLFLNDAVPEEHKSGIDMGRDLLRRSHVLVVCGHTVTEAMKNDIAVAQRLGITATTLEGILTVKGQGRR; encoded by the coding sequence ATGAAACGACCCCTTGCATATATCACCGCCGCATGGTGCGGCAGCGACCACGAAAACACAAAGCTGGCGGCGCAGTATTGCCGCACGGTGTATGAAGCGGGCTTTTCGCCCATCTGCCCGACGCTCTATCAGCCGCTTTTCCTCAATGACGCCGTTCCCGAGGAGCATAAGAGCGGCATTGACATGGGGCGCGACCTGCTCCGCCGCTCTCATGTGCTGGTGGTGTGCGGTCATACCGTTACCGAGGCCATGAAGAACGACATCGCCGTTGCCCAGCGGCTGGGTATCACCGCCACCACCCTTGAGGGCATTTTGACCGTCAAGGGACAGGGGCGCAGATAA